The Zygotorulaspora mrakii chromosome 3, complete sequence genome includes a region encoding these proteins:
- the ATP2 gene encoding F1F0 ATP synthase subunit beta (similar to Saccharomyces cerevisiae ATP2 (YJR121W); ancestral locus Anc_7.507), producing the protein MVLVSRTALQAAKGVTALSGVRAMATAAALSGKVRAVIGAIVDVQFEQENLPAILNALEIERPNGKLVLEVAQHLGENTVRTIAMDGTEGLVRGDAVVDTGSPISVPVGRETLGRIINVIGEPIDERGPIKTKQKKPIHADPPTFVEQSTSAEVLETGIKVVDLLAPYARGGKIGLFGGAGVGKTVFIQELINNIAKAHGGFSVFTGVGERTREGNDLYREMKETGVINLEGESKVALVFGQMNEPPGARARVALTGLTIAEYFRDEEGQDVLLFIDNIFRFTQAGSEVSALLGRIPSAVGYQPTLATDMGLLQERITTTKKGSVTSVQAVYVPADDLTDPAPATTFAHLDATTVLSRGISELGIYPAVDPLDSKSRLLDASVVGQEHYSVATQVQETLQAYKSLQDIIAILGMDELSEQDKLTVERARKIQRFLSQPFAVAEVFTGIPGKLVRLKDTISSFKAVLDGKYDHLPENAFYMVGGIEDVVSKAEKMAASSN; encoded by the coding sequence ATGGTTTTGGTGTCTCGTACTGCTTTGCAAGCAGCCAAGGGCGTCACGGCTTTGAGCGGTGTCAGGGCCATGGCCACTGCCGCTGCGCTGTCCGGTAAGGTCAGAGCGGTGATTGGTGCTATTGTTGACGTTCAATTCGAACAGGAAAATCTGCCTGCTATCTTGAATGCTCTGGAAATTGAAAGACCAAACGGTAAGTTGGTTCTCGAAGTTGCGCAACATCTGGGTGAAAACACTGTCAGAACGATTGCTATGGACGGTACCGAAGGTTTGGTCCGTGGTGATGCTGTCGTTGACACTGGGTCTCCAATTTCTGTTCCTGTCGGAAGAGAAACGCTGGGAAGAATCATCAACGTTATTGGTGAGCCAATTGACGAAAGGGGCCCAATCAAGACCAAGCAAAAGAAGCCAATCCACGCAGACCCACCTACCTTTGTCGAGCAGTCGACTTCGGCCGAGGTCTTGGAAACTGGTATCAAGGTTGTCGACCTTTTGGCCCCATATGCCAGAGGTGGTAAAATTGGTTTGTTCGGTGGTGCCGGTGTCGGTAAAACCGTTTTCATCCAAGAACTGATCAACAACATTGCTAAGGCTCACGGTGGTTTTTCTGTGTTCACTGGTGTTGGTGAAAGAACCAGAGAAGGTAACGATTTGTACCgtgaaatgaaagaaactgGTGTTATCAACCTGGAAGGAGAATCAAAGGTCGCATTGGTCTTTGGTCAGATGAACGAACCACCAGGAGCTAGAGCAAGAGTTGCCTTGACTGGTTTGACCATTGCTGAATACTTCagagatgaagaaggtCAAGATGTTTTACTTTTCATTGAcaatattttcagatttaCACAAGCTGGTTCGGAGGTTTCTGCCTTATTGGGTCGTATTCCTTCCGCCGTCGGTTATCAACCAACTTTAGCCACCGATATGGGTTTGCTGCAAGAAAGAATCACAACTACCAAGAAGGGTTCCGTCACTTCAGTTCAAGCCGTTTATGTGCCTGCTGATGATTTAACAGATCCTGCTCCTGCTACTACTTTTGCCCATTTGGATGCCACTACTGTCTTGTCAAGAGGTATCTCCGAATTGGGTATTTACCCAGCTGTCGATCCATTAGATTCTAAATCAAGATTATTAGATGCTTCAGTTGTTGGCCAAGAACATTATTCTGTTGCTACTCAAGTTCAAGAAACTTTGCAAGCTTACAAATCTTTACAGGATATTATTGCTATCTTGGGTATGGATGAACTTTCTGAACAGGATAAACTGACTGTCGAAAGAGCAAgaaagattcaaagattctTATCTCAACCATTTGCTGTTGCTGAAGTTTTCACTGGTATTCCAGGTAAATTGGTTAGATTAAAGGATACtatctcttctttcaaagctgtCTTAGATGGTAAATACGATCATCTACCAGAAAATGCCTTCTATATGGTTGGTGGTATCGAAGATGTCGTCTCTAAGGCTGAAAAAATGGCTGCTTCTTCTAACTAA
- the PRO3 gene encoding pyrroline-5-carboxylate reductase (similar to Saccharomyces cerevisiae PRO3 (YER023W); ancestral locus Anc_7.506) has protein sequence MMHRIIVTFPYHVLNCIFIASQGNEKKREPREKTRDLSQKAKFTIRTTSKQTTTVESKMGYTLAIVGCGVMGQALLSAIYNAPTAETQELESLYPSKIITCNHDARSAAAVDDLLKTFGVSPHGITVTSTYEKNVASVEQADVIILATKPFLVKAVLDQVKDAIKDKLVISLATGWTFELFSHYTKYVSRVMTNTPAKFGFGCAVVCNSDAVTEHQRMLVSQLISHVGTVVELPEKNMDAATALVGSGPAFVLLMLEAMMESGIKMGIPLRESRECAMKVLEGTAKMLEKTGDHPSVLKHQICTPGGTTIAGLFTMEELGLKSAIVKGVVEAANVSAEITSKMYKDLQSDN, from the coding sequence aaaagagaaccAAGGGAAAAGACAAGAGATTTATCTCAAAAAGCAAAGTTCACTATCAGGACTACAAGCAAGCAGACAACTACAGTAGAGAGCAAGATGGGTTACACATTGGCGATCGTAGGATGTGGTGTCATGGGACAAGCGTTGTTATCTGCGATCTACAACGCACCTACCGCTGAAACACAAGAGTTGGAATCACTCTATCCATCGAAGATCATCACATGCAACCATGACGCTAGAAGCGCTGCCGCTGTTGACGATCTGTTGAAGACCTTTGGCGTCTCCCCGCATGGTATTACGGTCACCTCGACGTATGAGAAGAACGTCGCCTCTGTCGAGCAGGCCGATGTTATTATTTTGGCCACAAAGCCTTTCTTGGTGAAAGCAGTCCTGGACCAGGTAAAAGACGCCATCAAGGACAAATTGGTCATCTCCCTAGCCACCGGCTGGACCTTCGAACTGTTCTCGCACTACACCAAGTACGTGAGCCGTGTCATGACAAACACACCAGCCAAATTCGGCTTCGGCTGTGCTGTCGTATGCAACTCCGATGCAGTCACAGAGCACCAGCGGATGCTGGTCTCCCAACTGATAAGCCACGTCGGCACCGTGGTCGAGCTTCCAGAGAAGAACATGGATGCAGCAACCGCGTTGGTTGGTTCCGGCCCAGCCTTCGTCCTGCTGATGCTGGAGGCAATGATGGAGAGCGGCATCAAAATGGGCATTCCCTTGCGCGAGAGCAGAGAGTGCGCCATGAAGGTCCTCGAAGGCACCGCCAAGATGTTGGAAAAGACTGGCGATCACCCTAGCGTCCTGAAACACCAGATCTGCACCCCGGGCGGCACCACAATCGCGGGCCTTTTCACCATGGAGGAGTTGGGGCTGAAGAGCGCCATCGTGAAGGGTGTCGTAGAGGCCGCAAACGTCTCTGCTGAGATTACAAGCAAGATGTACAAAGATCTGCAGTCCGACAACTGA